In the Haloferula helveola genome, one interval contains:
- a CDS encoding glycosyltransferase family 61 protein — translation MERLDGGRYDGAVLERCQPIGHCPEGSVTERCGLGQHDFQPWSAFWTRCEDARLVGSMWHWRDPDDRICREGVFGLTERRRLGEDGIGVQWFPGRPITLPGAWTSIASNWGDGRNYFHWIFDSLTRLQVRESLPEETKILIPVSTAPYISETLEMLGLSDLAASPSVRTVRPERYYFCSPTAMTGVWNPSGFGWLKERFSTFFSGPGSGGRVFLTRRGTNRVPADLERIEKSFEAEGFKVVDCGKLSVREQILLASGATAIAGIHGAAMSNLIWARPGTPVLELFQSSYLNGCYEQIAFHGELDYAFSILDRPSAMTDLGEWFERLPSATRPD, via the coding sequence ATGGAACGCCTTGATGGCGGGCGCTACGACGGTGCGGTCCTCGAACGCTGTCAGCCAATCGGTCATTGTCCCGAGGGCTCGGTTACCGAGAGATGTGGACTCGGGCAGCACGACTTCCAACCTTGGTCCGCATTCTGGACCCGCTGCGAGGATGCCCGGCTGGTGGGATCCATGTGGCACTGGCGCGATCCCGACGACCGGATCTGCCGGGAAGGAGTCTTCGGACTGACCGAGCGCCGTCGTCTCGGCGAGGACGGAATCGGCGTGCAGTGGTTTCCCGGGAGGCCCATCACGCTTCCGGGTGCGTGGACTTCGATCGCTTCAAACTGGGGGGACGGCAGGAACTACTTCCACTGGATTTTCGACAGTCTGACGCGTCTTCAGGTGCGGGAATCTTTGCCTGAGGAGACGAAGATCCTGATTCCGGTTTCAACTGCTCCGTATATTTCCGAAACCCTCGAAATGCTGGGTCTGTCCGACCTTGCGGCGAGCCCGTCGGTCCGCACGGTTCGTCCGGAGCGATATTACTTCTGCTCCCCGACGGCGATGACCGGGGTTTGGAATCCTTCGGGCTTCGGATGGTTGAAGGAGCGGTTCTCGACGTTCTTTTCCGGTCCCGGGAGTGGTGGGCGCGTGTTCCTGACGCGGCGCGGGACGAACCGGGTTCCGGCCGACCTTGAACGGATCGAGAAATCGTTCGAGGCAGAAGGTTTCAAGGTCGTGGATTGCGGAAAGCTGAGCGTGCGTGAGCAGATCCTACTGGCGAGCGGGGCGACCGCGATCGCCGGGATTCACGGTGCGGCGATGAGCAATCTGATCTGGGCGCGGCCCGGGACACCGGTGCTTGAGCTTTTCCAGTCGTCCTACCTCAACGGGTGCTATGAACAGATCGCGTTCCATGGAGAACTCGACTACGCATTCTCGATTCTCGACCGTCCGTCCGCGATGACGGACCTGGGCGAGTGGTTCGAGCGGCTGCCTTCGGCCACCCGGCCCGACTGA
- a CDS encoding glycosyltransferase → MKKHRVAILADFPLKALEGASGRGGGQASTWLPQLASAFEARPDLDVHWLVLDRTSRRHRSVEALGQHFHRVPSLPFSANLALRYLPARWSFRRVLGRIRPDVIHAWGAEQIYPAALQDFNGPGVFSLNGALNHYRKIGGLPDDWRWRTMVSSEAGFVKAATVVTAESPWARERIMELDPAADCRVVEYGVHRRFFDTPWRPDPDDPYALYVGGGGHRKGTDVLYGALARMGPRNWRMCFAGDEALRLEVERSGAPGCEYLGMLAWDRLTEALSKAWCVVVPTRADTGPTVVKEARVVGVPVIGTVNGGLRDYVRSGVNGLTVDPLDEEHLVRALDDVMGSFARAEALGKGRHEEDRADFDPDLTAARLASIYHEVASTGGGREC, encoded by the coding sequence GTGAAAAAGCATCGCGTAGCAATCCTCGCGGATTTTCCGCTAAAGGCGCTCGAAGGAGCGAGCGGACGGGGCGGCGGGCAGGCATCGACCTGGCTGCCTCAACTGGCGTCCGCGTTCGAAGCCCGGCCGGATCTCGACGTCCACTGGCTGGTGCTCGACCGGACCAGCCGCCGCCATCGGTCGGTCGAAGCGCTGGGCCAGCATTTCCACCGAGTCCCCTCGCTTCCGTTCTCCGCGAATCTGGCGCTTCGCTACCTGCCGGCCCGCTGGTCGTTCAGGCGCGTGCTGGGCAGGATTCGCCCGGATGTCATTCATGCGTGGGGTGCCGAACAGATCTACCCGGCCGCGCTTCAGGATTTCAACGGCCCGGGGGTGTTCTCGCTGAATGGCGCGCTGAACCACTACCGGAAGATCGGCGGGCTCCCCGACGACTGGCGCTGGCGTACTATGGTTTCCAGCGAGGCGGGGTTCGTGAAAGCCGCGACGGTGGTCACCGCGGAGTCTCCGTGGGCGCGCGAGCGGATCATGGAGCTTGACCCGGCGGCTGATTGCCGTGTGGTCGAGTACGGCGTGCATCGTAGGTTTTTCGACACCCCGTGGCGTCCGGATCCCGATGATCCGTACGCGCTGTATGTCGGTGGCGGCGGACATCGGAAGGGGACGGACGTGCTTTACGGCGCGCTCGCCCGCATGGGGCCGAGGAACTGGAGGATGTGCTTCGCGGGGGACGAGGCGCTTCGGCTTGAGGTCGAGCGATCCGGTGCGCCGGGTTGCGAGTATCTCGGCATGCTCGCCTGGGACCGTCTGACCGAAGCGCTGTCGAAGGCGTGGTGCGTCGTCGTTCCGACACGGGCCGACACCGGGCCCACGGTGGTGAAGGAAGCCCGGGTGGTGGGCGTGCCTGTGATCGGAACGGTCAATGGGGGCCTGAGGGATTATGTGCGGAGCGGGGTCAACGGGCTCACGGTCGACCCCCTCGATGAGGAGCACCTGGTTCGGGCGCTCGATGATGTGATGGGCTCCTTCGCGCGGGCCGAGGCTCTCGGGAAAGGGCGGCACGAGGAGGACCGGGCGGATTTCGATCCGGATCTCACCGCGGCCAGGCTGGCGTCAATCTACCACGAGGTCGCGTCGACCGGAGGAGGTCGCGAATGCTGA